DNA sequence from the Daphnia pulex isolate KAP4 chromosome 8, ASM2113471v1 genome:
GAAGCTGCAGCTGGTGAAGTACTCGCCGCTGCTGGCCACAGTGTCGTACGCTATTtcgtttcaattgaaatttaaaactgaTTGTAAACGGGAAAGCTTTACAACATTTGACAACTTACGATAAAGGAATTTCTCCAACTCGGAAGTCCAGTGTTTCCAATTTCCAGCTGTTCCATGTTTGAAGTGGATCAATGTGCTTTCCACGTTAGATGAAGTGGGCATGGGTCTGAATCCGAGTCCTGTTGGGTGGGGAGAGAAAGATCGAGAGAAGAATAATCATATTAGCTGGGAATTGCAAGCAATAGGTCACGTCTGGCTCAATCATGTAAAATGATAGTCTCGAATAGACCGGACGGCTCCAGTTGCGGCTGGAATTGCTCAATATTCAAGACGTTCCACTTGAGCAAACCGTGGGAAACTGGCATTTTTTAACGCtaaatgttttttcaaattattttttaatttttttttacctgggtTGGTGCCGATAAGTCCGTTGGCGTTTTGCCACCTTGGTTGGTAAAGATCTAATGTCTGGAAGAAAACCATGAGCATAGCAGCAAAGAAAGcggccaggaaagcgtagaGGACGACGtagaacaagaaaattttggctgtaaatgaattaaaattttgaaaatgaaagtcgTGGTTTCATCACAAATTTGTTCTTCGAGACTCTACACACGTAACGAAAAACACATAAATTTCCATCTGGACGTGCTGTAGCATCAATCCCGTTAAATTTAGGTCCATATTGTTTCCTTTCTAGTTCTAGCCTTGTAGGGTTGGCGGCCACCATCAATTTGAAGTTAGGCATTAAGTAATTCAACTCTTCTAGTTTCCAATTTTACATCTTATGTTTGTTTATatgtttttagaattttctgCCTATATAAGAATTATTCGGGTCATGGACATTTAGCGGTACATGTGTGTGCTGATGATGGCTGTCTTCAGCACAAGGACTATGCCCAATGGGTGAAACtttcttttccagttgaaACTGGTTTGATCTCGTTTTCTACTCTCCAGTTCATGACATAGCAAATGCGAACGGTGCTTCCAGGGACAATTTCAGTAgcaacatttcattttcaagagTCCAAAATTTGAACATACTTAAGGAGATAATCCATAAAGTGAACTAAGCAGTACAGCCGTTGCTATGGCGACCCATAGCGAAATAAAAGtggcagttttttttcttgtttcaacaTATAGGGCTACCCCGAAAGTTTTCCTATAGATCCCCAGACGACCGAGGTATTGATTTTACTGCAGGTCCTTGTCAATCCAGCCCCCCCTTAGTCTCTTGCGTGCATGTCTGCACCACTACTTGGATCGAAAGTCGTCAGCCATTGTGTTTGGCCTCCCCCTATTCCACTTATTCTTCTGACTAGTTGATGACTTTTTCTGATAACTCTATCGATAGTAGCAAATAAatgaatgttttgttttacccCAGCTGCTGGCACTGCGACCAAGGAATTCGCTCGTCTCTCCATTCCAGAGAAAGATCTTAAAGCTCGCCCAGCCCGAGCGTTTGGGTGGAGCGACGGCGAAGTAGTCTTCACTTTTCTTCTCAGTCATggctgtttctcttttttggctgggAAATTTGTattctaaaatcaaaagaaatagacaACAACAGAAGACACAAATGATGAGCACAGCTTGATTCTCGCGCGCACCtcggtagtagtagtagcaaaGAACTTGACGAGCTATGATTGTAATCAGAGAAACTTACAGGGCCGAAACGACGAAAACAACCTGCTCCCAACTGACTGCGCCACCGTCTCGCTGGAGAGTGAAAAGTCGgggaaagaaggagaagagagaggaCCCGTGTCGTGTTAgcggggaaaaataaaatatgacgCTTGAGGGCGCCTTTACTTGTGCCCGTTGGGGGTTTTATACTGGGGTGCAATCGGGTTTTTCCTCGTCTTTTCAGATGAGGTTCTCCGGGCGTGGCTTACTactaatattttcttttttggccggTTTCGTACTGCTCATCACTAGTTTTCGAATTTCTATTTTAACGTGTAAAAAATTCGTGTTGGGAAACGCCCAATTTGGTATTCATCTGCTGACGCTATCAAACTAGCGCCTCGCAGCGGCATCCATCAGAAATAGTGATGGTGgtcatattttgttttatttggctGTTTGGCTCTTTGATTTAAGCGATTGCGTGAATTGAGCGACACAAGCCCTTCGGCGGTTATTTTCTCCCCCCATTCGGAATAatgtattctttatttttctgtttttaaacaACCTCATAAAAAACATCATACATGTTGAATCTTTAGATGCGATTTTACATTGGCTAAATTTTTTGACTCAATTCTTCaattgattaatttattttaataggaAATATTCAAGTCTTTACACAGGCGAAATTTAAGAATTGTTAAATTGTGCGACCTTTCAATTCGTATCAATCAACCCTACATATTTTTTATGAATAACTCTTGTATGATTTTATCTCAGTGCATAACAAAGAGCGAAATTGTTTACATAATCTTGCAAGCGGAAATAATCGAATCGAAGGATCCGTTTCAAATATCTCCCGTTTGGAAATTAAATCACTGATCGCCTCTGGGCACTCTGGGCTCTGGCTGTGGCTGGGGTATAGGTTGGGGACTAAGCCGCCTGGCGAGAAAATTTGCAACCGATTTCGTCTGCGTCTTGTCAATTGAAACAACGCGATTATAACAAGCTGCCTTACTGACGAGTGAATTTCTTGTTTATACTTTACTctatatttgatttgatttgccTGATAGCAATTaaggttacaaaatttcaaaagaacaTTCCCAAATGTTGGGgaaattcaagaattttttttctaactggTTCCCCACTGGTGATCAAATACAGGGTCAAAAGCGGGGAAGGGATTTGTAAGTTAATAAAGacagaaatgtttaaaatttaaaagaccGATATGATAAAAAAGACATGAATGGATATTTATCTTAtcattattatctttttttttttatgttatagCTCACCAGATGAACGGTCTCCTGATTTGGCAGTACCAACATTGAATGATGCTCCAAGTACgaaaaaacttaaactaaTGTCTGGGGTTCCACATGACACAGAGAATCACATTCAGAGCATGGCGTATTCAagccaaagaaacaaaaaagatctAGAGACCAAAGAGACAAATAtgtataaatttttcaagGGTTCAAACTTGCAGACATCAACTCCTATTGGAAGCCCAATTCCAGTTAGCTCTATCAATTCCTTATCTTTTTATATGACTAAGTAAGCAATTATATCTTGATTCTTAGGTTGATGCCcaacttttgaaagaaattcctCGTGGGAACCAGAATCAAAAAGATCTGAAATCTGGcacacaaaagaataaaatggaATTAAATCAACCTCTCTCAAGCACTGGGCCTGTTGAAACTGGATCGAGTTTAAGTCAGTTGGAGAGACTTATGGTAGACAGATTGGGTAGCACTGCTCTCAGTGTTAAACCAAAAGCCAAAGCTTTACACAAATCTGAATCTACCCCAACATTCGCTTTCACTCCCATGGCAACTACTATTACCACATCAAGCAAGAAAACTGAATTTTCATCAAGCATCCATTCAAAAATCCCCtttaaacaaaacacacaagatTTTACGAAACGAGTTTCCAATGGAGGTGTTCAGAAAAATAACTACAGGTGTGCATATTTTCCATGGTTTAATGAACTCATGACAAgacaagtttcttttattttttaggccACTGATGCAAAAGCTTTATGGATCCCCCAAACAACACAAAGCTCTGAAATCTTCTATACTGAATAACCATTCACACTCCTTAGCAATCCAAAatgtaagaataaaaaattgtttaatttttcggtaagaaatctttattttgtaatgctttttttaacagtgtgTCAGAATGGACGAGAAGCTGTCATACAAAGCTCTTATTAGTCAATTTACGACTAAAGTTCCTTCCGGCAGATTTTCACTTACATCGTTGGCTTCTACATCAAGTAAACTTAATCAACTTAAGCATTGTCAAAACATGGAATCAATTACTTAATAAGATACATTTTTTCAGGCTGCCAAAATTCTTCAGCTAtcttgaaagagaaaatcggTAGTAATGAAGCCAAGTCAATTCAGTTGCAGCTTAAGGCATCGAGCATTGTTATCGACCTGGTCAATGAGTCGAACTCTTTCCAAAAAACCCCAATCGCTTCGCCAATTAACCGTTCTCCCGTTAAATCTGCTGTTCGGATCAACTCTTTAGAAGAAGCACTGGCACAGTCTCCTCAATACGATTGTCGCTTCATCTCCGAAATCAAGAGTcgctttaataaaaaagaacgtgaTCGGCAGCGACTGCGAGATGAAGAAGCGATTCGATGCAAAGTTTTAGCTGAAAATCGTGAAGAATGGGAGAAAGATTTAGAAAACAGAGTTCGCAAACAATTGGAGATTGCCATCAGGCCTGTAATCGAAGAACCAGAAGTTGAAGAAGTGGTAATTTTGCCGGAAATCTCTAGTGGCATGCATAATGTCATTGAGAAAGCTTGGGGTGGCCATTCGGAAAATGAAGTTCTGTGCGATGCGTTCAGTCTTACTATTACCCGGCGTGATGTCAAAACTCTTTCTGGACTTAATTGGCTGAATGATCAGGTAACTTGTTTGCGTTAATTTGTGCTGCATTCCATAAATCAACATTTCATTATGTTTTCCCTTAGGTCATAAATTTTTACCTAACCCTCGTCATGGAGCGCAGCAGCTCCGGTGATTGGCCCAAAGCCTATGCcttcaatacatttttctaTCCTAAGTTGATGAGCTCGGGACATGGTGGACTCAAGCGATGGACAAGAAAAGTCGACCTCTTCCAACAGGATATCATTTTGATTCCCGTCCATCTAGGGCTCCATTGGTGTCTAGCGACCGTTTGTCCAAAGGAACAGGCAATCCGATATTACGACAGTATGGGTGGTCGGAATCAAGA
Encoded proteins:
- the LOC124200434 gene encoding sentrin-specific protease-like isoform X3, yielding MSGVPHDTENHIQSMAYSSQRNKKDLETKETNMYKFFKGSNLQTSTPIGSPIPVDAQLLKEIPRGNQNQKDLKSGTQKNKMELNQPLSSTGPVETGSSLSQLERLMVDRLGSTALSVKPKAKALHKSESTPTFAFTPMATTITTSSKKTEFSSSIHSKIPFKQNTQDFTKRVSNGGVQKNNYRPLMQKLYGSPKQHKALKSSILNNHSHSLAIQNCVRMDEKLSYKALISQFTTKVPSGRFSLTSLASTSSCQNSSAILKEKIGSNEAKSIQLQLKASSIVIDLVNESNSFQKTPIASPINRSPVKSAVRINSLEEALAQSPQYDCRFISEIKSRFNKKERDRQRLRDEEAIRCKVLAENREEWEKDLENRVRKQLEIAIRPVIEEPEVEEVVILPEISSGMHNVIEKAWGGHSENEVLCDAFSLTITRRDVKTLSGLNWLNDQVINFYLTLVMERSSSGDWPKAYAFNTFFYPKLMSSGHGGLKRWTRKVDLFQQDIILIPVHLGLHWCLATVCPKEQAIRYYDSMGGRNQDCLNGLKRYMEAESMDKKKTSLDTSNWTLECVEDIPQQMNGSDCGMFTCKYAEYLSRKAKITFAQKDMPYFRKRMVYEIITQKLINP
- the LOC124200434 gene encoding sentrin-specific protease-like isoform X2, yielding MWAALFAGRPSRTLPRHQLNSPDERSPDLAVPTLNDAPSTKKLKLMSGVPHDTENHIQSMAYSSQRNKKDLETKETNMYKFFKGSNLQTSTPIGSPIPVDAQLLKEIPRGNQNQKDLKSGTQKNKMELNQPLSSTGPVETGSSLSQLERLMVDRLGSTALSVKPKAKALHKSESTPTFAFTPMATTITTSSKKTEFSSSIHSKIPFKQNTQDFTKRVSNGGVQKNNYRPLMQKLYGSPKQHKALKSSILNNHSHSLAIQNCVRMDEKLSYKALISQFTTKVPSGRFSLTSLASTSSCQNSSAILKEKIGSNEAKSIQLQLKASSIVIDLVNESNSFQKTPIASPINRSPVKSAVRINSLEEALAQSPQYDCRFISEIKSRFNKKERDRQRLRDEEAIRCKVLAENREEWEKDLENRVRKQLEIAIRPVIEEPEVEEVVILPEISSGMHNVIEKAWGGHSENEVLCDAFSLTITRRDVKTLSGLNWLNDQVINFYLTLVMERSSSGDWPKAYAFNTFFYPKLMSSGHGGLKRWTRKVDLFQQDIILIPVHLGLHWCLATVCPKEQAIRYYDSMGGRNQDCLNGLKRYMEAESMDKKKTSLDTSNWTLECVEDIPQQMNGSDCGMFTCKYAEYLSRKAKITFAQKDMPYFRKRMVYEIITQKLINP
- the LOC124200434 gene encoding sentrin-specific protease-like isoform X1, with product MLGKFKNFFSNWFPTGDQIQGQKRGRDFSPDERSPDLAVPTLNDAPSTKKLKLMSGVPHDTENHIQSMAYSSQRNKKDLETKETNMYKFFKGSNLQTSTPIGSPIPVDAQLLKEIPRGNQNQKDLKSGTQKNKMELNQPLSSTGPVETGSSLSQLERLMVDRLGSTALSVKPKAKALHKSESTPTFAFTPMATTITTSSKKTEFSSSIHSKIPFKQNTQDFTKRVSNGGVQKNNYRPLMQKLYGSPKQHKALKSSILNNHSHSLAIQNCVRMDEKLSYKALISQFTTKVPSGRFSLTSLASTSSCQNSSAILKEKIGSNEAKSIQLQLKASSIVIDLVNESNSFQKTPIASPINRSPVKSAVRINSLEEALAQSPQYDCRFISEIKSRFNKKERDRQRLRDEEAIRCKVLAENREEWEKDLENRVRKQLEIAIRPVIEEPEVEEVVILPEISSGMHNVIEKAWGGHSENEVLCDAFSLTITRRDVKTLSGLNWLNDQVINFYLTLVMERSSSGDWPKAYAFNTFFYPKLMSSGHGGLKRWTRKVDLFQQDIILIPVHLGLHWCLATVCPKEQAIRYYDSMGGRNQDCLNGLKRYMEAESMDKKKTSLDTSNWTLECVEDIPQQMNGSDCGMFTCKYAEYLSRKAKITFAQKDMPYFRKRMVYEIITQKLINP